ACGCAAAAGGTGCCCGTTAACAGCAACACATCATGATAGGTTGGACTGCGCAATTTTTGGATGATTTGCTTAGGATGCCCCAAGCCCGATGGCTCGATAAAAATGCGATCGGGATTGTATTGACGGATCAACTGGTTAAGGCCTTTTTGGAACGCTGCCGAGGTCGTACAACACACGCACCCTCCCGGCACTTCGGTAATAGCGATGTCCAAATCCGCATAAAATGCACTGTCTAAACCGATGTCGCCAAACTCATTGACCAGTACTGCCCACCGCTCATGCGGAGGTGATTGCTCCAGCAAATGGCGAATCAATGTGGTTTTTCCCGCGCCTAAAAACCCGGTCACCAGTGTCACCTTAATGCCTTGATAGCGCATAAACACTCCTTAGCCGTTGGTCGGTTTAGCGGTAACTTTAACTTTAACTTTAATGTTGTTGTTTACGTCTTTACTCTGACGAATCAGCTCATCACCCGCTATTGCCCTAGGAGATTTAGCCAGTCGATCGTACAACACCACATTGACCGACGCGGCCAAATTCATGCAACCGATGGTCGGCACAAACACCACGTAATCTGCACGATCTATAAGGTTTTGCGCAATGGTGCCGTCTTCTGGACCAAAAATGTACAGCGCTTTTTCAGGATGATGAAAAGCTGGCAAAGGCGTGGCGCCTTGAACCAAATCGACACACACAATTTTGGTATCGGCATCGACTGCATCGATAAAGTTTTCTAACCCCAAGGAATCAATATTGATCAGTGGAATCGATGTACTGGCTTTTTGGGTGTCAGTCGACATTTTTGTGGCACGGTCGTAACGCTTCCCCGAATAAAACACCTGGTCGGCTTGATAACAGCCCGCAGCGCGCATCACAGAGCCAACATTTGTAATATCTTTGGGGTTGCTTAACCCAATGGAAACCGTGTTTTTTTTCATCAGTTTTACTCTATCAATAAGGCCATCACTTCTGACTATTATAGCATTGAGACCTAGTGATGACTGCTATATGATTCGCCCTTCAATTTCCCGCCTCGCAAGTGAAAAAACTATGTCTGACAACACGCTTTATACGGACCTTTCTGGCTATTACGATTTAATGTGCGCCGATATTAACTATCAGGCCCAAAGCAAGAGCGTGCAAAGACTCGACCAGATCTTTGGCAACCAAGGAAAACGTCATTTGGATTTAGCCTGCGGAACCGGTCCACACATCGCCTACCTTTTACAAGAAGGCTATCAATGCAGCGGTTTAGACATTAATCAGCCCATGTTGGATCTCGCGAAACAGCGTTGCCCCGAGGCCAACTATTCCCTAGGCAACATGTGCGCATTTGAAACCATCGAGCCTTATGATTTGATCACCTGTTTTTTGTATTCAATCCATTACAGCGGGGATATCGCACAATTACGTTCGTGCATAGACAGTGCTCACAAGGCACTCAATGAAGGCGGCGTTTTTTGCTTTAATGCGGTAGACAAACACCACATAGACAATGCCTTGTTTGCAAAACACGACGTTAAACACGGCGGCAGTGTGTTTTCGTTTGGCTCATCATGGTATTACTCTGGGGAAGGTGAAAAGCAAACTCTCAAATTAAGCATTAAAAAAGCTGAGCAGCATTCTGAACAACACTGGCAAGACGAACACCCTATGGTCGCGCTGAGTTTTAATGAGCTCCAAACACTATTAGATGCGTATTTTGAGGTGCATATTTTCGAACATGACTACGACAAGATTTTGCCTTGGGGCGAGCAATCCGGTAACGCTGTTTTTGTGTGCATCAAAAAATAAAAACACACACTAAGGCCAGTAAACCATCGACACAAGGGCAGTTTAATCAGTTCATCGAGCGGTATTTTAAAATTAAAGTGATGATTTCGTGGTCACTCACGGTAGAAGACAAGGATTCATTGATGGATCGTCTTTGAGGTAAGTAAATATTGAATTTGCTTTTTAACAATCCCACGACTTGGGAGTCAGAATTTGGATCAAATGGCTGACTTGCAAAATTACAAATCCGCTGTAGTAAGAACTCTTTTGCTGTATTAATCATGTACTTCCTAGGGTGTCATAATATAGCGGCACAAGGGTGACGCTAAAGGTCATTCTAAATGGGTTTGAGGAAACGGGTTCGGAGTAACGTTCGTTAGATGGCTTTTCAAAAGGGCTTTTTGCCAACTAATAAACAAATTTGTATGTTAAAACACGAGAGAATAATATGGGCTGATTCTCTCGCTTTGTCTAGGGTTGCTTTACCTTAAAATACAAATATTATGGCTTACGCTCGATTATCTAGACAATAAAGGCAAGGTCACCTCGATTAATAAGCCGCCCAGTGCGCTTCGCTTCGCTAGAATAACACCTTGATGCTGACGTATGGCACTTTCAGCAATCGCCAAGCCCAATCCAGCTCCACCACTGTGACGGTCCCGTGCGGTAGAAACACGGTAAAACGGACGAAAAATAGAGTCTAATTCATCCTCAGGTACGCCCTCACCATCGTCTTCAACCCGCACTGTAAACGTTGTAGGAGTCACATCAAACGAGACATGAATCGTCTTCTTACCATAATGAATGGCATTACGGATGATATTCTCTAAAGCGCTCATAATCAGTGGCGAGTCGCACATCATCGTCCGATCAGGCACCACAGGTAGCAACATGCTCTTGCCCATTTGCTCTGCTTCAAATTGGCTATCTGCGAATAATTCATCAAACAGATGGCACAATGGCTGCGCTTCTCTTTGCAAATGGCTGTCGACCTGCACTCTAGACAACGCCAGTAACTTGGCTATCATCTGTTCAAGACGCTGCGCTTCTGTGTCAATACGAATCAAATCCGGGCTTTCTCCCAATTTTCGCCACGCTAACGCTTGCGCCATTCTTAGGCGTGTCAAGGGTGAGCGCAGTTCATGGGAAATATCCGACAGTAAACGCTGTTGCCCTGACATCATCCTGTTCACGGCTTCGACCATTTGGTTAAAGCTCGCTCCAGCTTGGCGAAATTCTGACATGCCTTTTTCAAGCTCTGGATCGGTTTCGAATACACCTTGCGATACTCTTTGCGCCGCTTTTTCAAGTCGTCGAGCCGGCTGACTTAACGCCCACGCTAACCACAACAACAAGGGCGTACTGATCAGCATAACAACCAATAGTAAACGAATGGGATGATCAAACAGTTGCAATAAAAAATTAGGCGGCTCATTCCATCTTGTGCCGGCATACAGGAAATAGGACTCACCAGCCAAGGTAATCGGCAACGGGCCAGAAATCATGGTTTTGCCATACAGCTGTTGCTGGGGGTTATCAGGATTATCCGTAGTCGTCACAAAGTTGCGTAACGAACGATAGCTCATGTCTTGGCGTCGATCATTGCCCAAGATATTGCCATTGAGGTCAGTGATAAAAAGACGCAATTTATTCCCCTCTTCATCTCGGCGACGGCGCGGATCAAGGCCATCTAATACGGAGTCTATGTCTGCAGCGGCCGAAAAAACCAATTCGACACGATCGCGTATTTGTACCATGCGGTCATAATGAGGCGGATCAATGTCTCGGGTTTTACGAGGATCAAAATGCGGCAAGACTAACACCGCTAAAATCACCAAAAACATGGTAAACCAAAAAATCGCGAAAATACGCCCATACAAGCTGGTGACATTAGGTAAACGCATTAATCTCCCTCCACCAACAGATAGCCACGCCCGCGCAAAGTTTTAATGCGCGGTTTGCCATTCGGCCAATCAGGTAATTTTTTTCGTAGGTTAGATACGTGCATGTCTAAAGCTCGATCGAACGCCGCTAAGCGTTTGCCCAATACATCAAGACTTAAGCCTTGTTTTGTTAGTACGGTGCCTGGATGCAATAAAAAATAATGCAAGAGCGCAAATTCGGTGCTGGTTAAATCCAACAACTCACCATTACAGTAGGCTTCCAAGCGACCCGGATACAATTTAATGTCTCGATATATCACAAAGTCATTATGTTGATTGTCGCCCTTCGTAACCTGAGTTCGTCTTAAAATTGCGCGAATTCTCGCCAGTAATTCACGCTCACTAAAAGGTTTAGGTAAATAGTCATCGGCACCGAGCTCAAGACCTACTACCCGATCGATTTCTTCGCCTTTAGCCGTCAGCATTAATACCGGCACGTCCCATTTTTCCCGCAATTGCTTTAGGGTTTCAAAACCGTTCAGTTTTGGCATCATCACATCCAGCAATACAAGGTCAATGTTGTCGTTCATCGCGACCAATCCATCGAGCCCATTGTATGCAGTAGACACTTCACAACTTTCAAATGATAAAACCTCTTTGAGCAGATCACTTAACTCAACATCATCGTCAATAATTAAAATATGTGGCATGTCTTTTTTCCTAAACAAAGTGAGTGTCACTGGACGACCATATTAAACTCGTTTGGTAAGTCGCTTTATTACGCCTATGTTACTTTGAAATCCTCTTTTAAACGCGTCCTTTACGTTACTTTACTTTACCAATACGCCACTTTACTTAAGAACCTCTATGCTACTTCCATGCGTTCAGAACACCATATCTATTACTAAATAAACGACTTTTTAAACAACTAACTAAACGAGCCAATTAATGGCCCAACTAACAGAAAAGGGTAAACACCATGAAAACATTGAAAATGACAAAAAAACTGCTTTTGGCTTCTGTCGCCCTTCCTTTCATCATCAGTGCTAGTAGCGCTTTTGCGTATGGTGGAAAGGATCACAAAGATCATCACGATAACGAATGCCGCCCAGGCCTTGATCGTGAAATCATGAAAGAGCTTAATCTTACGGATAGCCAAAAAGAGCAATTTAAAACTCTTCGTCAATCTCACAAAGAAGATATGAAAGACCGCGCTAAAGGCCATTCAGAGCAACGCGGTGAAAGACAAGACCAACGTGCAGAACAATTAAATGACTTATTACTGGCCGACACATTTGACGCAGCAAAAGCCACAGCAATGGCAAAAGAAATGCAAAGCCACAGAGAAGAACGTAAAGCAAAGCAAGACAGCTCAAAAGTAGAACGCCAAGTGCAAATGTTAAGCAAACAACACGAAATGCTGAGCATATTAACGCCAGAACAAAAAGCCAAACTCGTTGAACTGCAACAAGATCAAATGCAAGAATGCAGTGACGATAACGACGATGAAAAACCACGTCACAAAGGCAAAGATCGCCACTAAGGTGTCCATCTAAGCTACTGACTCATACATTGAGCACACCCTAAATAAAGGCGACTTTCGAGTCGCCTTTATTATGTGAATCTGGGCTTTAGCGACGTTTCCATATTCTCGCAACCGCACGATCACTGCCTAACCACCCCACTATTTCGCACACCAAGCCGGTGAACAAGAACATCATAATAGGGATAATACCCGCCGCTTCGCCGGTCATAATTGTCACCATTAAAGACACTGACGCAATCACCAAACACAGCAACCCCAACACAATGAGAATGGTTCTGTGGGAAGGTTTGTATTCATATTCTCCCTCACCTTCGCTCGATTCAAACAAACTCAACACAGGTGAACACAGTTTTCTTAGGATTTCTTTCATTCACATTTCCTTTTTAACCATTACCCACTTTTTAAGCAGCATCATAACCATAACGCTTTATAAGCATGCCATAAAAATTGATTCAATCCATATAAAAAGGGCCAATTGATCACAATCGGCCCTTTGAGTTTGATATGAGTTTGATATGAGTTTGATATGATTAAATGACTTTGGTTAGCCAGTTGTGCGTGTCTTCTGCTTTACCCCATTGAATATCATTCAAGGTTTGACGCAGTTTCTGAGCAATAGGACCTGGTTCGCCAGACCCTACTTTGTATTCTGTACCGTTATGAATAAAAGTACCGACCGACGTTAACACCGCCGCTGTGCCTGACAACACAGCTTCCACTTCTGGCTTCGCCGCGCGCGCTAATAGTTCTGCCACGGTCAAGTCACGCTCTGTTACGATCATCCCTAAATCAGCCGCTAACGTTAAGATAGAAGAACGCGTCACACCGTGTAAGAAACTCGTATCCAAACCCTTCGTGATGATCTCGTTGCCATCAATCAACAAGAAATTCGCCGCACCGGTTTCTTGCACATCGCCATTTGGACAGAATAAAATCTGATCGGCTTGCACTTCCGCCTTGGCTTTAGAAATCGGACCTAGCGCACTGGCGTAGTTAGCACCACTTTTGATCATGCCCATATGTGGCGCACAACGCATGCCGGTTTCGTCTAGCAGTAAACGTAATGCTTTTGCGCCACCGGTAAAATAATCGCCTACAGGGGACAACAAAACATACAACATTGACGTTGCCGTTGGTGCTGCAGCTTTGCCTACAGCGGCTTCGGTGCCTATGTGAGTCGGACGAATGTACATAGAACCCGGTGGCTCTGGCACATCCGTCGCAAATTCAGCCACGACATCCACAATCATCTTAGCAATTTGAGCTTCATCAATAGACGGCAAAGACAACAAACGGCTGCTTTGTGCCAAACGCTTGATGTTTTGATCCATACGAAAAACATGCACACTGCCGTCTGCATGACGGAAGGCTTTTAGCCCTTCAAAGCACGTGCTGGAATAATGTAAAACGTGCGCCCCAGGGTGCAATTGAATGCTGTCTGATGCGACAATGCTCGCGTCACTCCATTGATTATTTTCAAATGTTGCCAATGCCATTTTAGGCATAAACACGCTACCAAAAGCCGCCATTATTGCTTCCTAATATAGTTAAATGATTGCGAGTAACACGCCGAAAAAAAGCGCATCACCCAATGTTTACCTGATAATAAAACGGAAAACCGAATGAAGAAAGTAAATCATAAATCACAGGCGAAATAGAAGCGCTATTACCAAGAAATTAACGCATGAACAGGCAAAAAAATGTACTGACCATTAAGTAACCATTAATGAGTCATGAGGTTACAGCTCAATCACCCCAGCATGGTCACCAAGCAAACTGCCAACGTGACTCACTAATACCAATATCTCTGGCTTATAATCTTGTTGTAATGACAGGCAAATCGTTTCAATTGTTGCTTTATCCAAACCATCGAACGGCTCATCTAATAAAAGTACCGGCGCTTTTCTTAATAACAAACGCGCTAATGCCAGACGCTTGCGCTGTCCACCGGATAAATTACGACCTTGCGAACTCAATAAGGTATCCAATCCGTTTGGTAAGCTCTTTACCCAGTCCGCCAAGGCAACAGCACCCAACACAGACCATAACGCTTCTACCGTCGCATCAGGATTACCCAAACGTAAATTAGCCGCGATACTTTGTTGAAATATATACGGGGCCTGTGGCAAATAGCTTAATTGCTGCTGATACACAGTATTGCCGAACAACTCAGTTACTTCATCGTTGATCAACGCTTGGCCGGTCGATAAACAATCCCCGGCCATGGACGCAAGCAATGTCGACTTACCTGAACCACTTCCCCCCCGAATCCATAAGGTGTCACCTGTCTCTATGGTTAAATCAATCGCGTCGTTGCCCATACCGCTGGCGGCATGAAAACCTCGCCAATGCTGAAAAGACAAACGACGAAGCTGCCCTGCAATACAGGTAAACGTGTCTTGTTCTGAGTCTTTTGGCGCGTCATAAAGTTGATTGAGCCTGCGCAGCCCAACCTGAGATTGACCTTGCGCGACAAACGATTGAACAAGCGGCAGCGCCAACTCGTTAACAGCGAGTAAAGACAGCACAAAACCCACAACCCAAGTACCTTGTACGTTGTCTAGCAGCATCCACCGCCCTGATGGCAAATCCAACTCACTGACCAAATAGAAGCTACTGGCAATCAATGAAACAGTAATCCAATAAGCTAAGAAGCGCCCCACGCTGACTGCGTTTTGAATATGAATTTCTGTGCGGCGCTGGCGTTCATCCAGTTGCCCCAAACGTTTAGCATACTCTTTCCAATGTCCGCGTATCGTTAGCGTCACTAACGCAGAGAATAAGCTAACAAAACGACTACGGCGATGCACGCCCAAAATCTGCCCAACATGCACAGCATGACTGGCAAAGCGACCACAAACATAAGGCACCACCACAATATGCAGCAAGGCCGCTGTCGCCATAGGCCAAAGCAATGCAGGTAAAATGAAATAAGCAAATATCGACACCGCCACATAACTTGCTACAGCGTAAATCCAAGGTAAAAACACGACTAACGGCCAACGAATAATCTGATCCAGATCACTGACCAAACGCTGAAGCAAGTCGCCTCTTGTCTGCTCATGCAAATTTGCCGCATCCTTTGCAACTCGCTGATCCCAAACCCACAGACGTAATGTTTTTAATAAACCCAGCAAATGGTTGTGCGCCGCAACCTGCTCACCATAACGACCTGCGGTACGAAATATCGACAAACCACGAACAATGGCGCCCGGCGTTAAATAATTAAAAAACATGCCTGCGCCTACCGCAGTCGCCAACCCTGCCGCTGAAATAAACCAGCCTGACACACCGAGCAGCGCTACCCCTGACAAACTGGCGACTACGCCCAGTAAAACGGGAACAACAAAGCCCCAAGGGTTCGTAAATACAAGCTGTCTAAGTGATAGTTTGGTTGTTTTTTTCATACACACCTCTTTTGCTCAGCGCCCAATGTTTATCGGCCCACATAATGGGATGTGTATCATGGCTAACAATCAATAAGGTTTTACCCTTTGACACCTGATTCAATGTCTCTAAAACCGCATCAGCGGTTTCTTTGTCAAGCCCAGAACAAGGTTCATCAAGCAACCAAACATCCGCTTGGGACAGCAAGGCTCGGGCGATGGATAATCGCTGCATTTGACCACCCGACAAACCCGAACCTAGTTCTGTTAGCGGCGTTTCAAGGCCATTTGGCAAGACTCGAATAAAGTCATCACAATGGCTTTTACACAGAGCCTCTTGAAGTGCCTCTTCTGTAGGCATCTCGATACCTAGCAACAAGTTACGCTTAATGCTGCCGTTTACCCACTCAGGCGTTTGTGGCAACCAAGCCAATTTCGCGCGCCATTCAGACAAGTCGAGCGCTTGAAACGGGCGCCCTTTCACGTAGAACTCACCCTGATACGCTTCTTCAAACCCTAATAAAAGATGCAATAAACTGGATTTACCCACGCCAGATTCGCCACTTAGCCAAACTCGTTGACCTTCTAGCACGTCAACCGAGATCGGTGCTAAACGATGGCGACCAGATTCAAGCCAGCCCACTTTTCTAAGGCTCAAAAATGCTTGTGTATTAATCGCCTCTGACCCACCTGAATCAGCGGGTGTATCCAAGAAAATATCAAGAATACTGTCGGAGCCGCTGTTTACGCCGGCTGTTGTTGCCGTTGTCGTTGTGTTCAATATTTCTAATAAATCGGTCGCAGCGGCTTCTGCTTTTTGTTTGGCGTGATAATCATTACCTAGCTGGCGCAATGGCAAATAAAATTCAGGGGCTAATAGCAGCAAAAACATCGCCTGCATTAACGTTACCGGTGAAGTGCCTTGCTGCCATGGTAAAGCTTCTAACAAGCCAAGCCCCAGATACAGCGCAATCATGGCGATCGATAAGGAGGCAAACAACTCAAGGGTCGCCGTCGACAAAAAAGCCAACACCAGCACACCCATGGTGGTTTTTTGGTACGATTCCGCACTAAAGGACAAACGGTCTCGAGCTTCATCCGTTCGATTTAATCGTTTCAATTCAGCCAAACCTTGACTCAAATCCATAAACTGGTTAGACAGCATAGCCAACACATTAAACTGGCGACGGTTTGCCTGAGCGGCTTTGTGTCCCACGAAAATCATAAACACAATAACCAAAGGCGCCGTTAGTATGAAAACAAAAAAAGCAATCCAAGAAATGGAGACAACAGAAAGGAGAATAACGCAAGGAATAAGGGTCACCATAAACACTTGAGGCTTATAGCGACTGAAAAAATCGTCTAACGCGTCTACCTGTTCATAAACACGCGTTGACAGTGCCGCATCTTCTTCAATTCTCAGTCGAGCTGGGCCCAACTCAGTCAGATGTGACACCAGCTTATGACGCAAGCCGTAACGAATGTCACGGCTTGCACTGGTGCAAATACGCTCACGAGCAAAGCTTGCTAGAGCGCGCAGTAAAAGAGCAAACAAACCAAGGCATAAAAGTGACAAGGAAAAAGATTGGTGCAAGGCCATGTCCGAAAAGACATGCGCAAACGCCCAAGCTTGAAGCACAAGAGCCACCGCGAACAAGAACCCAAAACCTTGGGCCCAACGATATTTTGAGGATTGCTGATTAGATAACGTATCTAAAAAACTCACTTCCGGTGTTTTAACACGACTCGCTCTCGGTGACTTCTTTGCTTCCTTGTTTTTTGACATTGAGTTTACTGCTGCTCCTCTTCGCCGTCATAACCACTAAACTCTAACCATAATGCATTCACGATACCAAATGAACACGCCAATAAAATGCCGAGAACCCAAGCAAAATACCACATACTGTCTTCCTCCACGATAGGGTTCAATAGGAACCCTATCTAACAAATAACTAACAAATAACTAACAAATAACTAAAAAAAATCCGCGAATCGCTAAGATTGGCTTAATACAACGAGTGAGTGTTGTCTTCCAAATGCTTCTTAGTCAAACGACCATACATAACGAAGTAACTCCACAGGGTATAAGTCAGTACGATTGGTACAAAGATACAAGCAACAACGAACATGATCATCATGGTGTTATGGCTGGATGTCGCATCCCAAATGGTCAAACTCATGCTCGGAAAACTTGAAGATGGCATCAAGAACGGGAACATAGACCCGCCCGCTGTCACGATAATGCCCGCAATACCCAAGGATGAACTCAAGAAAGACAAGGCGCCTTTTTTCATTACCGCAGCTAGTGCCGCCACCAACATACCAACAATACCCACCATTGGCGCCAAAATAAGCACAGGGTAAGTCGAGTAATTGGTTAGCCAGGCACCCGCTTGTACCTCGGCGGTTTTCATCAAGGGTGTCATAGCCGCGTTGCCATCAATCGCGCTCGTAAGCACGTATCCATCAATGCCGTACGCCAACCAAATACCTGCGACAATGAAAAGTACCGCAGCTAAAGTGCCTGTTACCGCTGTTGCTTTACATGCTTTACGATACAAGTCAGCGTCTGTCTTCATTTGTAACCAAGCACCCCCTTGTGTCATTAACATTAATAAGCTAACCAGACCACAAAGAATACCAAAGGGGTTCAGCAAACCAAAAAACGAACCGGTATACGTCACACGCAAGTAGTTATCAAACTCAAACGGCACACCTTGCAACAAGTTACCAAACGCCACGCCGAAAATAATAGGCGGAACGGCGGAGCCGAATACAATGCCCCAATCCCAGCTAGTACGCCACTTTGAATTCTCAAGTTTAGAACGGTAATCAAAACCGATCGGACGGAAGAACAACGCGGCCAAAACCAACATCATCGCGAAATAAAAACCAGAGAATGAAGTCGCATACACAACAGGCCAAGCCGCAAATAAAGCACCACCTGCTGTGATAAACCAAACCTGATTACCATCCCAATGAGGGGCAATCGAGTTGATCATAATTCGGCGCTCTGAGTCTGTGCCGCCAATAACTTTTAGCAAGCTACCCACACCCATATCAAACCCATCGGTTACTGAAAAACCAATGAGCAAAACACCGATCAGTACCCACCAAATGACTTTTAATAATTCGTATTCCATTTTATACCTCCTGCTTCAGCTGAGCGGTTTCTTGTTCAAGCGCATAACGACCAGTGTGTAAACTGGAAGGTCCCTGCTTCGCGAAACGAATCATCAGGTACATTTCAGCGACCAAGAAAGCGGTATACAAGACAGCAAAACCAATAATGGTGGTCCAAATCTCACCCGCGGTCAGGTTAGAAACCGCCACGTGAACAGGCAGAATTTCACCAATGGCCCATGGTTGACGACCATATTCAGCGACAAACCAACCCAGTTCATTTGCGATCCAAGGCAGTGGCAAACACAAGATAATCAGTTTCAAAAACAGCGGATTCTGCCCTATACGACGACGCGCATTCTGATAAAAAGCCGCCGCGAAAACGAACAACATGATAAAACCACATGCCACCATGGCACGGAATGCGAAGAACAATGGCGCTACCTGAGGAATAGAATACTCCACCGCTTGGTCGATCTCTTCGGATGTCACTTTGTTCATATCTTGGTTAAACGCAGTGACCAGTAAACCGTAACCCAGGTCGTCTTTTACTTTTTCGAAGTTAGACTTAACCAGTGGATCGGTTGAACCATTGCGCAATTTTTCGAGCAACTGATTGGCATAAATACCATTAATAATACGCTGGCGATTATGCTCTTTTAGCTCTTTAATACCTTCCACTTCACCATCCAGTGAGCGGGTAGCAATAATACCCATTAGGCCAGGAATCTTAAGCGCAAATTCAGTTTCCTGAAGCTCTTGGTTAGGAAAGCCGATTAAGGTGAAATCAGCAGGGGCTTCCTGTGTTTCCCACTCAGCTTCAATAGCGGCTAATTTTACTTTTTGCACCTCGCCAAGCTCGTAACCAGATTCATCACCCAATAGGATAACGCTCATGATAGACGCTAAACCAAACGCAGAAGCAATGGCAAATGAGCGACGGGCAAACGCAAGATCGCGACCTTTCAATAGGTAGTAACTTGAAATCACCAGAACAAACATAGCGCCGGTTGTATACCCTGCAGAAACCGTATGAACAAATTTCACCTGAGCCACAGGGTTAAGTAGCAACGCACCAAAATCAACCAATTCCATTCTCATGGTTTCGTAATTGAATTCAGAGCCGACGGGGTTTTGCATCCAGCCGTTTGCGATTAGGATCCATAAAGCAGAAAGGTTAGAACCCAACGCCACACCCCATGTCACCATCAAGTGTTTTACTTTGCTCAAACGATCCCAACCAAAAAAGAACAAACCCACAAGCGTGGATTCTAGGAAGAAAGCCATCAAACCTTCGATCGCCAAAGGCGCACCGAAAATATCCCCTACATAGTGGGAATAGTATGACCAGTTTGTTCCGAACTGGAACTCCATTGTCAGACCCGTCGTCACCCCTAAGGCAAAGTTAATACCAAACAATTTGCCCCAGAACTTCACCATGTCCTTGTATATTTGCTTACCGGTAATCACATAGACAGATTCCATGATGGCGAGCAAAAAAGACATCCCGAGTGTCAAAGGGACAAACAAGTAGTGATACAGCACTGTAAAAGCAAACTGAAACCGCGATAGTTCCACTACAGCTTCGTTAATCATATGACTTCAACCCATTCATTTAGCTGAGAAAAAAGACGTTTGCAGACACTTCCATACCAGAGTGCTCTTATTATCTAACGCCCACCGGAGCCTCAAACCATTTGAAGCTTCCTATAAGGTAATATTATGATTGCAGTTACCATTTAAAACATTGCGTTAGATCAAGAGAATGAGAGTGAAACAAAGAAGTGTATGAATAAATTCTTATATACAACCATCATCAAGGTCATCACATAGGCGATTAACCGATATTGGTCACCTGTTTTTCATCACACCAGCCTCCAAAAAGTCAAAAAAAAGGACGCTCTAATAAGCAT
The sequence above is a segment of the Marinomonas sp. IMCC 4694 genome. Coding sequences within it:
- a CDS encoding amino acid ABC transporter ATP-binding/permease protein — protein: MKKTTKLSLRQLVFTNPWGFVVPVLLGVVASLSGVALLGVSGWFISAAGLATAVGAGMFFNYLTPGAIVRGLSIFRTAGRYGEQVAAHNHLLGLLKTLRLWVWDQRVAKDAANLHEQTRGDLLQRLVSDLDQIIRWPLVVFLPWIYAVASYVAVSIFAYFILPALLWPMATAALLHIVVVPYVCGRFASHAVHVGQILGVHRRSRFVSLFSALVTLTIRGHWKEYAKRLGQLDERQRRTEIHIQNAVSVGRFLAYWITVSLIASSFYLVSELDLPSGRWMLLDNVQGTWVVGFVLSLLAVNELALPLVQSFVAQGQSQVGLRRLNQLYDAPKDSEQDTFTCIAGQLRRLSFQHWRGFHAASGMGNDAIDLTIETGDTLWIRGGSGSGKSTLLASMAGDCLSTGQALINDEVTELFGNTVYQQQLSYLPQAPYIFQQSIAANLRLGNPDATVEALWSVLGAVALADWVKSLPNGLDTLLSSQGRNLSGGQRKRLALARLLLRKAPVLLLDEPFDGLDKATIETICLSLQQDYKPEILVLVSHVGSLLGDHAGVIEL
- the cydD gene encoding thiol reductant ABC exporter subunit CydD, whose protein sequence is MSKNKEAKKSPRASRVKTPEVSFLDTLSNQQSSKYRWAQGFGFLFAVALVLQAWAFAHVFSDMALHQSFSLSLLCLGLFALLLRALASFARERICTSASRDIRYGLRHKLVSHLTELGPARLRIEEDAALSTRVYEQVDALDDFFSRYKPQVFMVTLIPCVILLSVVSISWIAFFVFILTAPLVIVFMIFVGHKAAQANRRQFNVLAMLSNQFMDLSQGLAELKRLNRTDEARDRLSFSAESYQKTTMGVLVLAFLSTATLELFASLSIAMIALYLGLGLLEALPWQQGTSPVTLMQAMFLLLLAPEFYLPLRQLGNDYHAKQKAEAAATDLLEILNTTTTATTAGVNSGSDSILDIFLDTPADSGGSEAINTQAFLSLRKVGWLESGRHRLAPISVDVLEGQRVWLSGESGVGKSSLLHLLLGFEEAYQGEFYVKGRPFQALDLSEWRAKLAWLPQTPEWVNGSIKRNLLLGIEMPTEEALQEALCKSHCDDFIRVLPNGLETPLTELGSGLSGGQMQRLSIARALLSQADVWLLDEPCSGLDKETADAVLETLNQVSKGKTLLIVSHDTHPIMWADKHWALSKRGVYEKNNQTIT
- the cydX gene encoding cytochrome bd-I oxidase subunit CydX, which translates into the protein MWYFAWVLGILLACSFGIVNALWLEFSGYDGEEEQQ
- the cydB gene encoding cytochrome d ubiquinol oxidase subunit II, with amino-acid sequence MEYELLKVIWWVLIGVLLIGFSVTDGFDMGVGSLLKVIGGTDSERRIMINSIAPHWDGNQVWFITAGGALFAAWPVVYATSFSGFYFAMMLVLAALFFRPIGFDYRSKLENSKWRTSWDWGIVFGSAVPPIIFGVAFGNLLQGVPFEFDNYLRVTYTGSFFGLLNPFGILCGLVSLLMLMTQGGAWLQMKTDADLYRKACKATAVTGTLAAVLFIVAGIWLAYGIDGYVLTSAIDGNAAMTPLMKTAEVQAGAWLTNYSTYPVLILAPMVGIVGMLVAALAAVMKKGALSFLSSSLGIAGIIVTAGGSMFPFLMPSSSFPSMSLTIWDATSSHNTMMIMFVVACIFVPIVLTYTLWSYFVMYGRLTKKHLEDNTHSLY
- a CDS encoding cytochrome ubiquinol oxidase subunit I, translated to MINEAVVELSRFQFAFTVLYHYLFVPLTLGMSFLLAIMESVYVITGKQIYKDMVKFWGKLFGINFALGVTTGLTMEFQFGTNWSYYSHYVGDIFGAPLAIEGLMAFFLESTLVGLFFFGWDRLSKVKHLMVTWGVALGSNLSALWILIANGWMQNPVGSEFNYETMRMELVDFGALLLNPVAQVKFVHTVSAGYTTGAMFVLVISSYYLLKGRDLAFARRSFAIASAFGLASIMSVILLGDESGYELGEVQKVKLAAIEAEWETQEAPADFTLIGFPNQELQETEFALKIPGLMGIIATRSLDGEVEGIKELKEHNRQRIINGIYANQLLEKLRNGSTDPLVKSNFEKVKDDLGYGLLVTAFNQDMNKVTSEEIDQAVEYSIPQVAPLFFAFRAMVACGFIMLFVFAAAFYQNARRRIGQNPLFLKLIILCLPLPWIANELGWFVAEYGRQPWAIGEILPVHVAVSNLTAGEIWTTIIGFAVLYTAFLVAEMYLMIRFAKQGPSSLHTGRYALEQETAQLKQEV